The Thermomonospora curvata DSM 43183 DNA segment CTCCGACGAGCAGGCCCGCGCCGAGCTGGCCGACGAGCCCTACAAGCTGGAGCTGATCGACCTCAAGGGCGGCGCCTCGGCCGACGACGGCTCCAGCGTGGAGGTCGGCGCCGGGCAGCTGACCATCTACGACAACCTGGACGCCAAGACCGGCGAGGTGTGCTGGAAGGACCTGTGCCGCGGCCCGCACCTGCCGACCACCCGGCACATCCCGGCCTTCAAGCTGATGCGCTCCGGCGGCGCCTACTGGCGCGGCAGCGAGAAGAACCCGCAGCTGCAGCGCATCTACGGCACCGCCTGGGAGTCGCGCGAGCGCCAGGATGCGTACCTGAAGATGCTGGAGGAGGCCGAAAAGCGCGACCACCGCAAGCTCGGGGTCGAGCTGGACCTGTTCTCCTTCCCCAGCGCGATCGGCGGCGGCCTGGCCGTCTGGCACCCCAAGGGCGGCATCGTCCGCAAGGTGATGGAGGACTACTCCCGCAAGCGGCACCTGGAGGCCGGCTACGAGTTCGTCGTCACCCCGCACCTGAGCAAGTCCACCCTGTTCGAGACCTCCGGGCACCTGGACTGGTACGCCGAGGGCATGTACCCGCCCATGGAGCTGGACGGGGCGACCTACTACCCCAAGCCGATGAACTGCCCCATGCACATCATGATCTTCAAGGCGCGGGGCAGGTCGTACCGGGAGCTGCCGCTGCGGATGTTCGAGCTGGGCACCGTCTACCGGTACGAAAAGTCCGGGGTGCTGCACGGGTTGACCCGGGCCCGCGGCTTCACCCAGGACGACGCGCACATCTTCGTCGCCCCCGACCAGCTCGCCGAGGAGCTGGCCAGCCTGCTGAAGTTCGTGGTGGGGCTGCTGCGCGACTACGGGCTGACCGAGTTCGAGGCCGAGCTGGCCACCCGCCCGGAAAAGTACGTCGGTGAGATCGCCGACTGGGAGAAGGCCCAGGCCGCGCTGGAGCACGCCCTCCAGGAGGCCGGCCTGCCCTACGTCATCGCCGAGGGCGAGGGCGCCTTCTACGCCCCCAAGATCGACGTGCACATCCGGGACGCCATCGGCCGCCGCTGGCAGCTGTCCACCCTGCAGGTGGACCTGCAGCTGCCGCAGCGCTTCGACCTGGAGTTCCAGGCCGCCGACGGCACCCGGCAGCGGCCCTACATGATCCACCGGGCGCTGTTCGGCTCGGTGGAGCGGTTCTTCGCCATCCTGCTGGAGCACTACGCCGGGGCGCTGCCGCCGTGGCTGGCTCCGGTGCAGGTGGTCGGCATCCCCATCGGGGCCTCCCACGTGCCGCACCTGGAGAAGGTGGTGGCCCAGCTGCGCGCCCGCGGGATCCGGGCCGAGGTGGACGCCTCCGACGACCGGATGCAAAAGAAGATCCGCAACGCCCAGAAGGCCAAGATCCCCTACATGCTGCTGGCCGGCGACGACGACGTCTCCAAGGACGCGGTCTCCTTCCGCTACCGCAGCGGCGAGCAGAAGAACGGCGTGCCGATCCCGGAGGCGGTCGAAGAGATCGTCCGGGCCGTCGAAGAGCGCATCCAGATCTGACGGCCCGGGCTGTGCGGCCACGCCCACCGGGCGCGGCCGCACAGCCCGGCGGGCCGCCATCGACCGTCACGACCAGGGACAGCAGCGATGAAGACCAGGAGACCGGCCGCCCGGCACGGCGCCGGGTGGCTGCGCTTCCTCGGCTACGGCGGCTCGGTGCTGCTGGTGCTGGCCGCCGTCGCGGTGCTGTTGCTGCCGCTGCTCGGCCAGGGCGGCGACGCCGGGGCCGCAGCGGGCGCCCGCTCCGCCGGCCCCTCGCAGAACGCCGCTCCGCAGCCCCTCGGGTCGCCGGGCTTCACCACCGGGCCGTCCGCCGCCGACCCGCAGCGGCCCCCCGCCCGGAGCACCACTCCCCAGGGGGACCCCCTCGGCCAGGGAGATCCGCTGAACCCGGGCGGTGACGGCGGCGAAGGAGGAGGCGGAGGCGGCCAGGGCGACCCACTGGCCCCGCGCGGCGGCACCACCCCCGACTACTGCCCGCGGGGGCTCGGCGCGGTGCGCTACGGCATGACCGGCCTGGAGGTGACCGTTCAGTTCAGCGGCGCCGCGTTCGTCCAGGTGGTGGTCCACCTGGTGGGGCTGCGCAGCCTGGAGCAGACCACCCAGGTCCAGGCGCGCCGGCCGCACACCTTCGTCTTCGAGACGGTCACGCCCGACCAGGTCGAGCGGGTCCAGGTCAAATCGGTGGGCGCGACCATCCCGCAAAGCTGCGACCTGCGCCTGAACTAGGCCCGGCCGCGTTGCGCCCCGGCGGGCGGGCGCACGTCGTCGATCACCACGTTGACCGCGGAGACCCGGGCGCCCAGCATCAGGCCGACCACCCGCGCCACGTTGGCCTTGACCGCCTTGGCGACGTCCATGATCACGCAGCCGTACTCGACCACCACGGTCAGGTCCAGCGACATCTCGCCCTCACCCCGGTGCACCCGCACCGCCTGGGCGCGTTCGCTCAGCGCGGCCACGCCGTCCACCTCCCCGGCGGCCAGCGCGGCGATTTTCTCGACCACCTCGTCCTCGATCGTGATCCGGCCCTTGACCACGGCGGCGGCCTGAGGACGCGCCTCGGCGGCCTGCTCGCCCCCGGCCGTCTTCTCTCGCCGGGCCTCCTCGGGCCGCTGGGGTTCCTGGGGGGAGCGCTGGTGGCGTCCGGGCGGCAGCAGCGTCGGCGCCACCGTGCCGGCCCCCGCCGTGCCCGACAGCGGGACGCCCGCGGGCGGTGTGGCATGCCGCCCCGGCGGCGCCGGGAAGAACGGCGGGCGGCCGCCTTCGGCGGGCGATGCGCCCTCCGCCGTTCCGTTGCCCGAGGCGCGGCTGTTGTCCAGGTCGGTCATGAAAATCCCCCACAGGTCGGAATGCTGCGTCCATCGTGTCGGATATGACCGCGATGACGCCGGAAAAGCGGTGATTCCGCCGGTAGGGGAGTCGCCGGTGCCGCATGGCCCGGCTTCAGGCAGGTGGGAGGCGCTCTCTATGCTGCTGAACAGGCGAGCAGAAGGAGAGCGCCGTCTTGAGCGTAGAGCCGAGGGAGCCCCGGGTGCCGAAGGCGCGCTTCGACGCGCCCGAATCCGCTGGTCAGGGGGTGTGCGAGGTGGAGGAGGAGCAGGCGGGCGTGGGGGTTCCCGACAACTTCCAGCGGCTGTGGACCCCGCATCGGATGGCCTATATCAAGGGGGAGGGCAAGCCCACCGGAACCGGCCCCGATGACGGCTGCCCTTTTTGCGAGATCCCCAAGATGGACGACGCAGAAGGGCTCATCGTGGCCCGGGGCGAGGTGGTGTTCGCCGTTCTCAACCTCTACCCCTACAACTCCGGGCACCTCATGGTCGTCCCGTACCGGCACATCGCCGACTACACCGAGCTGGAGACCGCCGAGACCGCGGAGCTGGCCGACTTCACCAAGCGGGCGCTGCTGGCGCTGCGCAAGGCCAGCGGGGCCCAGGGCTTCAACGTCGGGCTCAACCTCGGCCTGGTGGCCGGCGCCGGCATCGCCGCGCACCTGCACCAGCACATCGTGCCGCGCTGGGGCGGCGACACCAACTTCATGCCGGTGATCGGCCGCACCAAGGTGCTGCCGCAGCTGCTGCGCGAGACCCGGCAGCTGCTGGTCGAGGCCTGGCCGCACGAGTGAGCCGGGACTTCGGCGCCGTGGGGACGAAGGCTCAGCCGGGCCCGCGGCGCCGGGCGGCCCGCTTCCCGCCGGGCCGCCCGGCCGGGCGCTACCTGGCGACGGCGGCCAGCTTGTCGGCGGTCACCTTGTCGGCCAGGTGCGACGGCAGCGGCTCATACCGCAGGAAGGAGCGGCGGAAGGTGCCGGTGCCCTGCGTCATCGACCGCAGGTCGATGGCGTAGCGGATGATCTCCAGCTGCGGGATCTCCGCCTTGACCAGCGTCCGGCCGCCCGGCACCGACTCGCTGCCCAGCACCCGGCCGCGCCGCGCCGACAGGTCCGACATCACCGCGCCCACATACTCGTCGGGGATCAGCACCTCCACCTCGTCCACCGGCTCCAGCAGCAGGATCGGGGCCCTGCTCGCGGCGTCCTTGAGGGCCAGCGCCCCGGCGGTCTGGAAGGCCACGTCGGAGGAGTCCACCGAGTGGGCCTTGCCGTCATACAGCGTCACCCGGATGTCCACCACCGGGTAGCCGGCCAGCACGCCCCGGCTCATCTGGGCCTTGACGCCCTTTTCCACCGACGGGATGAACTGCCGCGGGATCACCCCGCCGACGATCTTGTCGACGAACTCAAAACCCGCTCCCGAGCCCAGCGGCTCGACCTCGATGTGGCAGATGCCGTACTGGCCGTGCCCGCCGCTCTGCTTGACGTGCCGGCCCATGCCCTTGGCCTTGCCGCCGAAGGTCTCCCGCAGCGGCACCCGCAGCTCCACGGTCTCCACCGCGACCCCGTACCGGGAGGCCAGCCGGTCCAGCAAGACGTCGGCGTGCGCCTCGCCCATGCACCACAGCACCAGCTGGCGGGTCTCGGCGTTGTTCTCCAGCCGCAGCGTGGGGTCCTCGGCGACCAGCCGGCCGAGGGCCTGGCTGAGCTTGTCCTCATCGGCCTTGGACTTGGCCTGGATCGCCACCGGCAGCAGGGGGTCGGGCATCTGCCAGGGCGTCATCAGCATCGGGGCGTCCTTGGCGGAGATGGTGTCGCCGGTCTCGGCCTGCGACAGCTTGGCGATCGTGCAGATGTCCCCGGCGATGCACGCCCCGATCGGGCGCTGGGTCTTGCCCAGCGGGGACGACAGGGCGCCGATGCGCTCGTCCACATCGTGGTCGGCGTGACCGCGGTCGGCCAGGCCGTGCCCGGAGACGTGCACCACGGTGTCCGGGCGCAGCGTGCCGGAGAACACCCGCACCAGCGAGATCCGCCCCACGTACGGGTCGGAGGTGGTCTTGACCACCTCGGCCACCAGCGGGCCGTCCGGGTCGCACTCCAGCCCCTCGACCGGTTTGCCGTCCACCGTGGTCACCGGCGGCAGGCCGTGCTCCAGGGGGGACGGGAACGCCCGGGTGATGACCTCCAGCAGCTCGGTCATGCCGATGACCGGCCCGGGACGGTCGCCGTGCGGCACCGAGGTGGCCAGCACCGGGTGGAAGCTGCCGCGGGCGACCGCCTTCTTCAGGTCCGTGATCAGCGTCTCGGGGTCGATCTCCTCGCCGGCGAGGTAGCGGTCCATCAGACCCTCGTCCTCGCTTTCGGTGATGATCCCTTCGATCAGGCTCGCCCGCTGCTCTTCGATGCGGTCGGCGTAGGCGGGGTCCACCTCGCACTCCACCCGCCTGCCCGAGGCGTAGTCGAAACAGGTCCGCGACAGCAGCCCATACAGCCGGTCGCCGACCGGGAAGTAACAGGGCATCACCCCGTCACCGAAGGCCTCCTGGCAGGCCGCGACCACCTCGTCGTAGTCGCCCCGCTGCTGGTCGATCTTGGTGATCACCACCGCCCGGGGCATGCCGACGGCGCCGCACTCCTCCCACAGCATCCGGGTCAGGCCGTCGACGCCGTCCACCGCCGACACCACGAACAGCGCCGCGTCGGCGGCCCGCAGCCCGGCCCGCAGATCCCCCACGAAGTCGGGGTAGCCGGGGGTGTCCAGCAGGTTGACCTTGATGCCCTCGTGCACCAGCGGCGTCAGCGTGAGATTGACCGAGCGGCGCTGGCGTATCTCGACCTCGTCGTGGTCGCTGACCGTCGAGCCGTCCTCGATGCGACCGGGCCGCTGGATCGTACCGGTCGCAGCGAGCAGCGCCTCGACGAGCGTGGTCTTGCCGGCCCCGGAATGGCCGACCAGCACCACGTTACGGATCTCACCGGGCCGGGCGGCCTCCGGGGCCCTGCCCGCGGCTCCGGGGTGACCGGTCTTTTCCGCCATGGCATCCTCCCTCACGCGGCGAGCCTTCCCCGGAAGGCCCGCGTGGATACCGGCCCGGTCCGGCCGGATCGGGCCGCTGCCGAGTGCGGCGCCTGGGGGTGACCGGCGTCACACCCGTTGCACCACAATTTCCCGACTCGGCGCCGAAGACAAGGGGCATGACCGGATGCAGCACTCTTGTATGAGCTAATGAGAATTGCCGGAGAGGAGAGCCGGCCGGGAAGATCGTCGTCCCACCCGTCCGACAAGCCTCCCGGTAGATCAGCCACTACGATGGGCGACCCCGGCGTCATGACCGGGAAGCCCCCTTGACAGACGGCAGGTGAATCGGACGGCGATGCTCAACAAACTGCGGCCCGCGCTGGGGCGGGTGCTGACCCCGATCGGCCAGGCCGTGGCGCGCACCGGAGCCTCACCCAACGTGATCACCGTTATCGGCACGGTCGGCACGGTGGCCGGCGCGCTCGGTCTGTTCCCCCGTGGCGAGTTCTTCTGGGGGACAGTGGTGATCACCGCGTTCGTGCTGTTCGACATGCTGGACGGGGCGGTCGCCCGGGTCACCGGCAAGATCAGCAAGTGGGGTGCCTTCCTGGACTCCACCTGCGACCGGGTCGCCGACGCGGCCATCTTCTCCGGGCTGATGATCGGCCTGATCGACCGCGGTGAGCGTTCGCTGGCCTTCGTGGCGCTGTACTGCCTGGTGGCCGGAGTGGTGGTCTCTTACGCCAAGGCCCGCGCCGAAGGGCTGGGCTACACCTGCAACGTCGGGATCGCCGAGCGCTCCGAACGGCTGATCATCGTGCTGGTGGCGGCCGGGCTGGACGGGCTGGGCGTCCCCTATGCGCTGGCCGTCGCCCTGTGGGTGCTGGCCGTGCTGGCCACGTTCACCGTCGGCCAGCGTCTGGCCGCCGTCCGCCGCCAGGCCCTGGCCCCGTCTTCAGGGGCCTCTCCCGAGGCCGGCTCTCGCGTCCCGGAGCCGCATCCATGACCCTTTCCGCCACCGCGCGCCTGCGGGAGGAGGCCACCGACGCCGCCTACGCACTGGGCTGGCGGGTGGTGCGCAAGATGCCCGAGCGAAGCGCGCGGCTGCTGTTCGCCGCGCTGGCCGACCAGACCTGGCAGCGGCACGGCAAGGGAGTGCGGCAACTGGAGAAGAACCTGTGCCGGGTGCTGGGCAAGGACGCCGTCGACGACGAGGTCCGCATCCTCAGCAAGCGGGCGCTGCGCTCCTACATGCGGTACTGGCTGGAGGTCTTCCGGCTGCCGGAGATCAGCCGCGAGCGCATCCTGGGCGACATGCGCGTCAGCGGCCACGAGAAGCTGTTCGCCACCCTCGACTCCGGCCGCGGCGCCGTGCTGGCCCTGCCGCACATGGGCAACTACGAGCAGGCAGGCGCCTGGGTCGGGCTCCAGGGCTACCCGATCACCACCGTCGCCGAACGGCTGCGGCCGCAGTCGCTGTTCGACCGGTTCGTCGCCTTCCGGCAGAGCCTGGGCTTTGAGGTGCTGCCGCTGGGCGGCGGCAACGGCGCCACCGTGTTCGGCACCCTGGCCCGCCGGCTGCGCGCCGGACGGCTGGTCTGCCTGGTCGCCGACCGCGACCTGACCTCCGGCGGGGTGGAGGTGGACTTCTTCGGCAAACCCGCCCGCATGCCCGGCGGCCCGGCCGCCCTGGCGCTGCAGACCGGGACCCCGCTTTATCCCGTCACGCTCTGGTACGACGGTCCCCGCTGGGCCGCGAAGGTCCATGAGGAGATCCCCGTGCCGGACGCCGGCTCCCGCAAGGACAAGGTCCGCGCGATGACCCAGAGCCTCGCCCTGGTCTTCCAAGAAGGCATCGCCCAGCACCCCGAGGACTGGCACATGCTCCAGAAGATCTGGGTGGAGGACCTGGCGTGAAGATCGGCATCGTCTGCCCCTACACCTGGAACGTCCCCGGCGGGGTGCAGCAGCACATCCGGGACCTGGCCGAGGCCCTCATCGCCGCCGGCCACCAGGTCTCCGTGCTCGCCCCCGCCGACGACGACGCCCCCCTGCCCCACTACGTGGTGGGCGCCGGACGCGCGGTGCCGGTCCCCTACAACGGGTCGGTGGCCCGCCTGGCGTTCGGGTTCCTGTCGGCCAGCCGGGTGCGGCGCTGGATCCGCGAGGGCGGCTTCGATGTGCTGCACGTCCACGAACCGGCCGCCCCCTCGCTGGGCATCCTGGCCTGCTGGGCCGCCGACGGCCCCATCGTGGGCACCTTCCACGCCTCCTATGAAAAGTCCCGGGTGGTCTCGGTGACCGCGCCGATCCTGCAGAGCGCCCTGGAGAAGATCACCGGGCGGATCGCGGTGTCGGAGGCCGCCCGCAAGACGCTGGTGGAGCACCTGGGGGGCGATGCGGTGCTGATCCCCAACGGGGTGGCCACCGAACGCTACGCCATGGCCGACCCGCTGCCGGGCTGGCCCGGCCGCGGCGACGGCGCCCAGCCCCGCCCCGGCGGCGGCACCCTCGGCTTCCTGGGCCGCATCGACGAGCCCCGCAAGGGGCTGCAGGTGCTGCTGAAGGCCTTCGCCATCTTGGGCCGGCAGCGTCCCAAGCTCCGGCTGCTGGTGGCCGGCCCCGGCGACGCCGACGACATGATCGCCAAGGAGGTCCCCGCCGACCTGCGCGACCGGGTGGTGCTGCTGGGCATGGTCAGCGAAGAGGACAAGATCCGCGCCTACCACTCGGTGGACGTGTTCGTCGCCCCCAACCTGGGCGGGGAGAGCTTCGGCATCGTGCTGGCCGAGGCCATGTCCGCCGGCGCCCCCATCATCGCCAGCGACATCGAGGCCTTCCGCCGGGTGCTGCTGGACGGCAAGGCCGGCGTGCTGTTCCCGGTCGGCGACCATGAGGCGCTGGCCGCGGCCGCCGCCGAGCTGCTGGACGACCCGGCGCGCCGCAAGCAGCTGTCGGCCGAGGCCCGTGCCGCCGTGCGCGCCTACGACTGGTCCACCGTGGCCCGCGAAGTGGTACGCGTCTATGAGACCGTCGCGGTGGACGGCATGAGCGTCGTCGAGTCCGGAGTCACCGCCTGATGCCGCCTTCCTGGCTGCTGGACGTCCTGCTGGGCGTGGCGTTCCTGGTCCTGGTCGGCATGTACGTCTCCTGGCGGGCCACCAGGCTGGACCGGCTGCATGTGCGGGTGGAGACCGCCCGCGCGGCACTGGACGCCGCGCTGGTGCGCCGCTCGGCCGTGGCCTTGGAGCTGGCCGCCTCCCGGCTGCTGGACCCGGCCACCAGCCTGGTGCTGGCCACCGCCGCCCACCGGGCGCGCACCGCCGACGCCGAAGGCCGCGAGTTCGCCGAAAGCGACCTGTCGCGCGCCCTGCGGGCGGTGGTCGGCCAGCCCGACTTCCGCGCCACCTTGCTGGCCGCCCAGGGCGGCTCCGGGGAGGAGGGCACGGCGCTGCTGGACGAGCTGGACGCCGCCGCCCAGAAGGTCATCTACGCCCGGCGCTTTTACAACGACGCCGTCGCCGCCGCCCGGCTGGCCCGCCGCAAACTGCTGGTCCGGCTGATCCCGCTGGCCGGCCGGGCGCCGTTGCCGGACTTCTTCGAAATCGACGACGCCGCCCCGCGGATCTGAGCCCGCTTCCGGCGCGCCCGGCCCGTGGCCGGTGCCTCGAGGACGGGGCTCGGCTGCGGGAGGCGGCGCATGGCCGGATCCGGGCCTCCCCAAAGCCCGGCGGAGGGCTCTTTGGGGCGCGGAAAGGGCTCACCGGTCGGTTACGCTCTGCACATCGCGCCGCGAACACCGGAGAAAGGGCCGAACGTGCGATTGGTGATGAGCCGGGCCACCGCCGTGCTCGGGATCTGTGCCCTGGGGGCGGCCCTGGCCGCCTGCTCGGGCGGCGACCCCAAGCCGTCCCCCTCCTCGGCGGCCCCCGCCACCACCGCGCCGGCTCCCCCTTACCACCCCTTCACCGGGGGGACCAGCGGGCTGCGCAACCCCGTTCTGGCCGTCAAGATCGAAAACACCCGGCCGGCGCTGCCGCAGTCGGGCGTCCGCGAAGCCGACATCGTCTACGTCGAGCAGATCGAAGGCGGGGAGACCCGCCTGATGGCCGTCTACTCCTCCAAGCTCCCCAAGCGAGTGGGCCCGGTGCGCAGCGCCCGCATCTCCGACCTGCAGATCCTGCGCCAGTACGGGAAACCGGCCTTCGCCTTCTCCGGGGCGCACCCGGAGTTCAAGCCCCAGCTGCGCCGCGCCCCCCTCTATGAGGTCTCCCACGAGACCAGCGAGCCGGCCTACTACCGCTCCCGTGACCGGCGCATCCCCTACAACCTCTATGCCGACCCCGAAAAGCTGCTGAAAGCGGCGCCCAAGGCCGACCTGCCCCGCGACATCGGCTTCCGTTTCGGCCCCGCTCCGGCCGGCGGCAAGCCCACCAAGAGCCACACCGCCCGCTGGCCCGCCGCCCGCATGGGCTTCACCTGGTCGGACAAGGAGAAACGGTGGCTGGTGACCCACGACGGGCGCCCCGACACCGCCGCCGAGGGCGGTGTGCTGGGCGGGCAGACCGTCGTCATCCAGTACGTCAAGACGACCCGCTCCCGCTTCCGGGACGTCCTGGGCGCCTACACCCCCGTCGTGCACACCGTCGGCAGCGGACGGGCCCTGGTGCTGCGCGACGGCATGTCCTATGAGGCCCGCTGGTCGCGGCCCGGCCCCGCACAGGGCACCACCTTCACCACCGCCGGCGGCGAGCCGATGACCTTCGCGCCGGGCCAGGTCTGGATCGTCCTGGTCAACGACGGCAAGCCCGTGATTCCCTGACCGGTGCCGGCCTTCGGGAGGCTCTGTTTCCCGCGACGTGATGCGGATCTCCCGGCGCCGCCCGGTCGCGGCGGGTCAAGCAGGTCGCCGCCAGGCAATACCATGGATAACGTCACAGTCGTCCGTTTCGTGAGGTAAGCCGGTGTCCGCTTCCACTCCCGCCCCCGCTCAGCCCACCCCCGAGACCGGTACCGCCCGGGTCAAGCGGGGCATGGCCGAGATGCTCAAGGGCGGTGTGATCATGGACGTGGTCACACCCGAGCAGGCCAAGATCGCCGAGGATGCCGGTGCGGTCGCCGTGATGGCCTTGGAGAGGGTGCCCGCCGACATCCGCGCCGAAGGCGGCGTGTCCCGGATGAGCGACCCGGAGATGATCGAGGGCATCATCAACGCCGTGTCCATCCCCGTCATGGCCAAGGCCCGCATCGGGCACTTCGTCGAGGCCCAGGTACTGCAGGCGCTCGGGGTGGACTACATCGACGAATCCGAGGTCCTCACCCCCGCCGACTACGAAAACCACATCGACAAGTGGGCCTTCACGGTGCCGTTCGTGTGCGGCGCCACCAACTTGGGCGAGGCGCTGCGCCGCATCAACGAGGGCGCGGCCATGATCCGCTCCAAGGGCGAGGCCGGCACCGGTGACGTCTCCAACGCCGTCACCCACATGCGCCGCATCCGCTCGGAGATCCGGCGGCTGTCGGCGCTGCCCGAAGATGAGCTGTACGTGGCGGCCAAGGAGCTGCAGGCCCCCTACGAGCTGGTCAAGGAGGTCGCCGAGACCGGCAAGCTGCCGGTGGTGCTGTTCACCGCCGGCGGCATCGCCACCCCGGCCGATGCGGCCATGATGATGCAGCTGGGCGCCGACGGCGTGTTCGTCGGCTCGGGCATCTTCAAGTCCGGCGACCCGGTCCGCCGCGCCGAGGCGATCGTCAAGGCCACCACCTTCTACGACGACCCCGATGTGATCGCCAAGGTCTCGCGCGGCCTCGGTGAGGCCATGGTCGGCATCAACGTCGACACGCTGAGCGAGCGCGAGCGGCTGGCCAACCGCGGCTGGTAACCCCGGCCGCACGGCGAGGGCCGATCGGCCCTCGCCGCTCGCCTGCGGGCGGGTTAGGCTGGGCGCGGCTATCGCAAACGCCGATCGTCGGCGGCCCGGGCGACCTCCAGGAGGGGAGACAATGGCCTGGTCGGTTGCGCTCGCCTGTGCCAGCGCCGGACCACCGGCCGAGGTGTTCCGGCCGGGGCTGAGCCTGGACCCGGACGCCGCGGCACGGGTGGCCCGTGGCCTCTACCCGGCGGCCAGGCTCGTGGAGACCGGCGAGACCGTCCTGGACTTCGCGCTGTGGCCGTATGAGGACGAGCTGTTCGTCGGCGCCTACGAGCGGGCGCTGCTGGTGTGCGACCGGCGCCTGTTCGGCATGGACGAGGACGCCCGCCGCATCGCCGACACCGTCGGCACCGCGCTGCCCGGCGGCCAGGGCGGGGTGCTGGTGCTGCACAGCGTGATCTCCGGCTGCTGGTTCCGCCGCTACGAGCACGGCCGGGTGGTCCGCGAGGTGTACGTGACCGCCGAGGACGGCGTGGTGATCGACCAGGGCGAGCGCCTGCCGGCCGAGCGGCCCTACTGGAAGGCCATCGACGCAGGCGCCCAGGACGTGCCGCTGCCGTTCGACCAGGAGTCCTTCGGCCTGGAGCTGGCCCAGACCTACATGCTGGGCCGGGGCATCGCCGACCGCGGCGAGGACGGCTTTTTGCCGTTGGAGCTCCCGCTGCGCCGCTTCAAGATCGGCTGAGGCGGGTCCCGCCGTGCACGCCGCGCGGCGCTGAGCGTTTACTCTCATAGCAGTCCACATGTCCCCAGAAGGGCAGCCCGTGACCGATCCTGTGACCAGTTCCGTGACCGATTCTGTGACCGGCCCGGTGCCGACGATCGGCGTCCTCGCCCTGCAGGGGGATGTGCGTGAGCACGCCCGCGCGCTGCGCTCGGCGGGCGCCCGGGCGGTGCCCGTGCGCCGGCCGCAGGAGCTGGAGCAGGTGGACGGGCTGGTGATCCCGGGCGGGGAGTCGACCACCATGTGGAAGCTGGCCCGGGCCTTCGACCTGCTGGACCCGCTGCGCAAGCGCGTGGAGGCGGGCATGCCGGCCTACGGCTCCTGCGCCGGCATGATCATGCTCGCCGACCGCATCCGGGACGGGGTCGCGGGCCAGGAGACCGTCGGCGGCATCGACATGACGGTCCGCCGCAACGCCTTCGGCCGCCAGGTGGACTCCTTCGAGACCGACGTCACGCTGCCGGTCCTGCAGCCGCCCGGCCCGTTCCGGGCGGTCTTCATCCGCGCTCCCTGGGTGGAGTCGGTCGGTGACTCAGTTGAGATCCTCGGGCGCATCGAGGGGGGTGAGCGGACCGGTAGGATCGTCGCCGTCCGTCAGGGGCGCCTGGTGGCGACCGCGTTCCATCCCGAGCTCACCGGGGACTTTCGCGTGCACCGGTACTTCGCCGAGCTGGTGCGTCAGGCGATGGAAGAGGGGTAGACAATGGCCGGCCATTCCAAATGGGCGACGACCAAGCACAAGAAGGCCGTACTGGACGCCAAGCGCGGCAAGCTGTTCGCCAAGCTCATCAAGAACATCGAGGTGGCGGCGCGCACCGGCGGCGGCGACCCGGACGCCAACCCCACGCTCTATGACGCCATCTACAAGGCCAAGAAGAACTCCGTCCCCAACGACAACATCGAGCGCGCCCGCCGGCGGGGCGCCGGCGAGGAGGCCGGCGGCGCCGACTGGCAGACGGTCATGTACGAGGGCTACGCCCCCGGCGGGGTGGCCCTGCTGATCGAGTGCCTGACCGACAACCGCAACCGGGCCGCCTCGGAGGTCCGCACCGCCGTCACCCGCAACGGCGGCTCCATGGCCGAGCCCGGCTCGGTGTCCTACCTGTTCAACCGCAAGGGCATCATCATCGTCCCC contains these protein-coding regions:
- a CDS encoding phosphatidylinositol mannoside acyltransferase codes for the protein MTLSATARLREEATDAAYALGWRVVRKMPERSARLLFAALADQTWQRHGKGVRQLEKNLCRVLGKDAVDDEVRILSKRALRSYMRYWLEVFRLPEISRERILGDMRVSGHEKLFATLDSGRGAVLALPHMGNYEQAGAWVGLQGYPITTVAERLRPQSLFDRFVAFRQSLGFEVLPLGGGNGATVFGTLARRLRAGRLVCLVADRDLTSGGVEVDFFGKPARMPGGPAALALQTGTPLYPVTLWYDGPRWAAKVHEEIPVPDAGSRKDKVRAMTQSLALVFQEGIAQHPEDWHMLQKIWVEDLA
- a CDS encoding glycosyltransferase family 4 protein, coding for MKIGIVCPYTWNVPGGVQQHIRDLAEALIAAGHQVSVLAPADDDAPLPHYVVGAGRAVPVPYNGSVARLAFGFLSASRVRRWIREGGFDVLHVHEPAAPSLGILACWAADGPIVGTFHASYEKSRVVSVTAPILQSALEKITGRIAVSEAARKTLVEHLGGDAVLIPNGVATERYAMADPLPGWPGRGDGAQPRPGGGTLGFLGRIDEPRKGLQVLLKAFAILGRQRPKLRLLVAGPGDADDMIAKEVPADLRDRVVLLGMVSEEDKIRAYHSVDVFVAPNLGGESFGIVLAEAMSAGAPIIASDIEAFRRVLLDGKAGVLFPVGDHEALAAAAAELLDDPARRKQLSAEARAAVRAYDWSTVAREVVRVYETVAVDGMSVVESGVTA
- a CDS encoding DUF3048 domain-containing protein; translated protein: MRLVMSRATAVLGICALGAALAACSGGDPKPSPSSAAPATTAPAPPYHPFTGGTSGLRNPVLAVKIENTRPALPQSGVREADIVYVEQIEGGETRLMAVYSSKLPKRVGPVRSARISDLQILRQYGKPAFAFSGAHPEFKPQLRRAPLYEVSHETSEPAYYRSRDRRIPYNLYADPEKLLKAAPKADLPRDIGFRFGPAPAGGKPTKSHTARWPAARMGFTWSDKEKRWLVTHDGRPDTAAEGGVLGGQTVVIQYVKTTRSRFRDVLGAYTPVVHTVGSGRALVLRDGMSYEARWSRPGPAQGTTFTTAGGEPMTFAPGQVWIVLVNDGKPVIP
- the pdxS gene encoding pyridoxal 5'-phosphate synthase lyase subunit PdxS, which codes for MSASTPAPAQPTPETGTARVKRGMAEMLKGGVIMDVVTPEQAKIAEDAGAVAVMALERVPADIRAEGGVSRMSDPEMIEGIINAVSIPVMAKARIGHFVEAQVLQALGVDYIDESEVLTPADYENHIDKWAFTVPFVCGATNLGEALRRINEGAAMIRSKGEAGTGDVSNAVTHMRRIRSEIRRLSALPEDELYVAAKELQAPYELVKEVAETGKLPVVLFTAGGIATPADAAMMMQLGADGVFVGSGIFKSGDPVRRAEAIVKATTFYDDPDVIAKVSRGLGEAMVGINVDTLSERERLANRGW
- a CDS encoding DUF6928 family protein; this translates as MAWSVALACASAGPPAEVFRPGLSLDPDAAARVARGLYPAARLVETGETVLDFALWPYEDELFVGAYERALLVCDRRLFGMDEDARRIADTVGTALPGGQGGVLVLHSVISGCWFRRYEHGRVVREVYVTAEDGVVIDQGERLPAERPYWKAIDAGAQDVPLPFDQESFGLELAQTYMLGRGIADRGEDGFLPLELPLRRFKIG
- the pdxT gene encoding pyridoxal 5'-phosphate synthase glutaminase subunit PdxT, yielding MTDPVTSSVTDSVTGPVPTIGVLALQGDVREHARALRSAGARAVPVRRPQELEQVDGLVIPGGESTTMWKLARAFDLLDPLRKRVEAGMPAYGSCAGMIMLADRIRDGVAGQETVGGIDMTVRRNAFGRQVDSFETDVTLPVLQPPGPFRAVFIRAPWVESVGDSVEILGRIEGGERTGRIVAVRQGRLVATAFHPELTGDFRVHRYFAELVRQAMEEG